The following DNA comes from Pomacea canaliculata isolate SZHN2017 linkage group LG10, ASM307304v1, whole genome shotgun sequence.
TCAAATGTGCAATAATCAAAATCTGCATGGCCTTCTGACAAAGAAACTGGTCACTAAAAATATGCATGGAACAGTGGATTTGTCAAGgctgcatgaaaaaacaaaacaaaacaaaacaatccacacacacatactttacGACCCACAAGTAGCAGTGCTGTCAAAACTGTAGTTGTGATTGAAAATTTCATCCAAAAACATCAAAGGTGCCTTGGAAACCTCACTGCAAATAAggtatttttagttttcatgATGTGTTTATCATGTTTTGTTGGGGTGCAGTATTTAATGGACACCATCCAGGTACTCAGCTGGAGAAGTATTCAAGCTGAAGCACAATATTAACAGAATGGATATTTTTATGTGCCATATGgtttaaatgttttgaatagGAAAGGTAGTTAAAGGAAATAAGgagaaaacaaggaaaaggaaaaaaaaagcaagagaagtAATGTGACTTAAATTGTAGTAAGAGGATCTCGGGGAAAGACAAAGGATGTGTGTAGTGACATAAATTTGTGAgacatctgtttttgtttttttttaaattgtctgtgatactatataaatgtaaataaagtcatattttgattttgcatGGACTAGTATGTTATTTGTATACAATTCATGAATTGTATATatacactcactctctcacacaaacatttctgaCCCCAAAATAGCAGTGCTTAACTGTAATTGTGATCAAAAATACCATCcaaaaattttttataatttacttacaaaaccaaaatattaaattacaaCCAGAACTTCAtgctgaagaaataataaaattgagaaaataaagTGTCAGCTGAACAGGTTTAAACTTAGAGAGAGGTTAAGCCAGCATGATAACAGATAATGCATGAATGAATCCTAGGACAGAATCTAGGAGTCTATCCTGCAGAGTGGTTTCATCTGCTTTGCCAGTAGTACATAAAGTACATTTACGCTGACCTCTTCACCCTACGCAAGTTCCAATGGCATCGGACTAACCACTACAATCTGGAAAGCAAATTATTTCAGTAAGCACCTTCACACAATTGACatggaacccccagggaaagagaaagcgaggaaggccgagaaacacctggagacgggacctcgccgccgacaccaagctcaccggatttggatggggtcagctggtgacggtagcccaggacaggaggcgttggagggcggtcgtcgatggcctatgcaccaggaggggcgaagggcataactgaACCTTCACACAATGAGCTCAGACCATATCCATGCATATGGcgagatataaaaatatagcaaatacaaattatttgttCCTTCTTGCCTTTTTTGCTGATTTATATAGTGTAATATGGAAAGGTGGGCAAGATGCATTGAATTCTGGTCTCTCACCTCTGATGTCTGAAGAACACAAAACCATGTCATTAGCTAAAAGTTTTGATATGAATATGGTTGTAATTATGCGCACTGGATTAATCTCTCAAAAGTGTTTACTTAAATCTGTTGctttaataaacacaaaacattccCTAACAACCAACAGGAGTATATTTCTGAGGTAGAAATAGCAGAACAGAGCTAATATATTACATCGCCTAGTTGCCTATTTACATCAGTGCAAAAACACAATGATGTAGCCAATATGGTTCaacaattttacattaaaaatttgcATCACATTTTCAGCGCAGATAAAGTGTCCAAAGTGATAAAATCTTCAATCAGAAGTGATGaaatctaaaatattttgacagatGAACTGTTTACTAGTAACGAAgatgtaatataataaagaaaaatttcatttgCAGAAGCAGTAATGTCTGATACAACCTTCTTCTGCTGAATTGCTTGTCGACACCAGcgtacagaaaaagaaacttaaagCACTGACACTAGACTCAATTAAGGTAGTGCACAGTGAACATAATATACATGTTCACTTTTTCCTGTCACTGACGTGCATGTACATGAACGTGcatatgaatgcacacacacaaccttgcacatacatataaacgtaagcacatgcatacacatggcCCTTATGCTacataaataatgtatttgggaaaatgaataaatgtcatTCAATAACAAGACTTGAAgagtaaaacaataaattaaagagTTTACAATGAGCCTATCCGCTATAACAACACTCATTTTGAATACTCTGTAGACTAAAACATAAGCTAAAGCACATTCGTGATCTATAAAaatgtgacatatatatatatgtaacaaaaaatgtatttaaaaaggTAGCAAATATGGCACTTTATCACAGAAGGTGGGATTTAGAGATACGTGAAAGACAATTTCTTACTTcaacataatttataaattacTGTATGGCAATAAGAGAtcaaaaatgttagaaaaatgaTCAATGCATACCAGGCTTATTAACCTCATATTTGTTAGGTGTAATTTTTGCAAATAAAGTCTCTCAGCCTaaacataactttctttttACTTCATATTTAACAGTGAGATTTATGTGATACAGCATAAATTTCTATTATGATAATGTCATCAATATTCACTGCATTAGGCTAGAGAAAGGTTTACAGATCATATTACAGAGGATTATGGGTAgctttgaaaataaacacactgaAAATGACAGGCTTGTATTCATTCTGAGCATTAAATTCTTTAGTCGTAGTCTTTGTCTTCTGGTGCACACAGCCAGCATGTTCTATGTGTGGGTGGGCAAGGGTGCACATGGTTAAGTGCAGCCAGATGAAATTAACAGCTAATGACCAGCTGTAGTCCATTGTTTGAAGATGTTTTCATCTCGTGTACTGGCAAACCTTGGCACAAAATCCACTTTTTTAATCTCTGTGAATCCTTCATCCATAGCAGGCTCTTCAAAGTTCTTTTTGAACATATTGTATCCAACATCTGGCACTCGACGCACACCACCATCAGTCTGATTTTGCCGCACCAAGTTCAGATGATGAGCCAAAGCCAATGAAGTCTGAAGCCAAAAGCATCGACATGGTACACCTGTGAGAGAAAAATCTCTCCATAAACATGCAATTAATTTAATCATGGCAAAAGATCCtaaataaaactatattgtactgaaagtcctttttttttttacaatgcaaTGAATAATATAAATCACAAGGTAGAAAACATGAATATCTCAACTGCATGTCTAAAAAGATTGTGATAAGATTACTAGGTGTTCTTCAAACTGCCCTATCCACCACTTTTGTATATTTACCAAACTCTTTTGCTAGCTCCAGAAAAGCCCCACGTGCAGAACGGGATGGGTTGGTATTATCTACAACAACACTCTTGCCACTGTCCAAGGCCTCTCTGGCAACCTGTCAAATATAATTTAAGAACAGACATATTCTGTAAGTTTCTAAAAGTGTGACtgatacacacaaaaatatgtgaaacTGTTATGCTCCTTACCTTTGTTAACTGTCTATATATTACCTAAATTCTATCCTAGGCATTTGTGTGACTTTCCTCTCAATGGATTTTCTATGCCTTTATAATATAACATTTCTATAGCTAAAACTTTTGATTGGTTAAAGGATGAACTTCTACCTTATGGATAAAGATTTCTGCACTACAATTTTCTAATGCTAtgtctcatcatcatcttattttATCAATTTTGCCTGCTTTAGTCAAGGACTGGTAACACTTGTTGTGGCATAATATATAAACTTGTTATACCTGTCATTTCATATGAAAAGTATATTCTACTTGACAGAAGTGAACAACCGCTGCATAAAATCACTAAGCACAATCTTTTTTCTGACCTTGAGACATTTTTGTACTGTTCCAAGGGTGTCACGATTAACAGAAACATAGCCATTTGGCTGAAAGTACTGCTTTGAAAATGTGCTTTTTCCTGATGCTGGTACTCCCACCAGTACAAGAAGCTCCTGATTCtgaaacatgcatgcaaacacacacacatcagacaCAGGTACACTAAACAGAGATATAACCAAACAGCAGACAGATTGAGCACAGACAGGACTAATATTTGACCATGGTCACAAGCAGATAATAAGTCATTCACCACCCAGATCAGAGCAGTGTTAGTCAAGTAGTGCTAAAGGTAGGCTGACTGACATGGTTCCAGGAGACTGTCGAAATATTGGAGTAGCTGATGAAGGACAACTTTCTTCAAAAGCTTggataaaaaaaggaaggttGGAGGCACTTAGATTGATACAAGCCATGTTTTGAGATGTTGCTGTATGCTTTTCAGGACCAGACTTATCCAGTTGCAGAGAGAAGGATGCTGGGAAGTGGTAAAAAGTAGTAACTGTTTCATAGGTAGCACAAACATAAAGGGAGTGTCACAAGAAGCACTCATTTACATTAAAATCTTAACCAGTCCTTGtgaagtgcaaaaaaaaaaaaccaaccccaaaCTCGCcgtttacataatttttatcgTTATTACATTGTTTCCTTCTTAACCCGTTAAgtgcccattttttttttctaaatattttttactttattcctAATCATCTTAGTGCTggtacaaagaaaaacatttacttcCAATTATATCATCAGCATTTTGTCTGTAATTTAAATTTGTAGTCTGTGGCACACACCATCCATTTTTGATGTCATTTCTGAAATCAATCCACACGTAGTCCCACATGACATTTGGaacattgttttcttgcatttttcttACACACTGCACATTTCCGGTTTGCTCATTTCTGTGAAATCCAAATGTCCTTATGTCAATTGAGACACGACGGATTAATGATTTGGGGAAAGATTTTCTCCCTGTCCAGCCTTTTTGgaagtaatgtttatggaaaaggtgtgttttcagtgcaagtttaaaggattcaatagtgccTTCATACACCTGCATCTGATAACAATAGCCAGTTTGTGAGCAGCCGATCACCAATTACTTGAATCCAAACCTTACAGGTATACCACGGATAAACTGCTTGGGATAATGATGGTCATAGCATTGAACCATTTGTTCATGAACACTCACACTTTCAGGGAACACGCCTAATTGCAGAAAGTTTTCGTTTAGTTTGTTGATCCCGCTAATGATGAATTTCAACAAATCCAGGAACATCAGCTAGGTTCTTCGTCATCGATAATGCTGTCACCGATATCTTCATTGTCAGAAACTGCATCAACTTGTTCTGGAGGAAGTTCCATAACATCTATAAGACCatttttgtcatcttcatcatcagaaGCAAAATGGTCATTGGAATGTATAAaatcttctatttctttcaAGGACAGAAGATTCTCTCGAGCCATTTCCTGTTAAATGCActcaaaaaatatttgctgagaaGTCCACTCAGTATCATCCATGAGCTCCAAATGGGGCTTGAGGTATTTTGGTCCATTATATGCATCCAAATTAAGTGGCATAAAGAAAGTGCTATTAACCCATTCAACACTCACcaagaataaagataaattcACCGTCAACAAAATATTAGCCTTGGTAGTTATTGCATCTTCTTCTTTCAAAGAACACATTTCCCTTTTCTGATGAAAAGCGGTGACTGATCCAGAGAAATGTTCTCCTGGGCACAACACAAGATAAGCATGTGATCACTGTACTTTGCCTCTCACGGGGGAGGTCCTCCTTGATCTCctatcctttttttctgtgtgactGACAGATAGCATTACTAGATATGGGGATCACGGCAGTTAATGGGTTGATTTGGGACTGTTTTACACTATTCCAAACTAATGGCAATCTAGGCTACCTTCAGAGATACATTCTTAAGTGCATGAATGATCATAAACTACCTTCTTGTGGTGCTGTTCTTTGGACTTAGTTGTTGGCACTGACATCAGGAACTTCACAGGATCAATTGAACCCCACTCAAATTTGGCTGCAGATTCTCCTAAGAAGAATTCTTCTGGTGTATAGAATTCTGTAGTAAACAAGCAACATATTTTAGTTAACCCTATAGGGTTCTCatgcccttgtggattaataaagttgtatggtacaattaaataaacatcCTTCTCCCGCACCCATCTATAACCATGAGAAACAAAATCCTAAATGTTCAGTTTTCTTAAATATGTTCAAAACTAATTCAAGCTCTCTAGTTTaatttgtacaaatattttgattaaaaagtATATTCTATGTCAGAAATGGGTCAAGATCAGCTTTGTATTTTCTGCTTATTTCAAAACTAAACAACAGACATAAAATGAAGTTCAAAGTTTCTGGACAGTTAAGAGAACACAAAGCTGTCATtagtttgtaacaaaaaaaaaaaaaaaaaagtttttttgtttcccCAGAGTAAAATGGATTGATTTTGCTTCTGATGTCACTGTCCTTTGTAGTTAGTGTGAAAGCTTCAAGATCATAATTTGCCATAAAAGTGATCCTAGTGTGATCACAGGAAATTATTAGTTCTTGGTCTCCTTGCAAGATGCAGACATATGCAGTTATTCAAAGATTTATATCTCTTGAATGAAATATCCTTGAGGTTTTGAGACTAAGTATCTTGTAATTAACTAATCCTAATTGAGAAAAAAGTGTTATCAGGTTAACCTTAAAAATCtacagaaaagcaagaaaactgtTTAGAAAAATCAGATGAAATTATTACACAATATATAAGGTATCAAATTCTCCCTTTCTAGAGGAATTAGAGTATTTTTGATTCATAAAGTTTACAAACAAGGATTTTGAGTCAAGATTTGATTTCCAATGACAGTTTtccttctgatgatgatgatgacgatgatgataatggtcCTATAGATATTATGAAATTTCCTCCAGAACAAGACTTGCTGCTGAACTTCAGGATAACACTTTGTTTCACCAGCACAATGTATGTGCTATAAAGAGAAGGATGTAACCATCCTGGTGAATGTTTTCTAGGTTCTGCTTTGTGAGTGTGCACACATTTGCTTTTAGTCTGCAATGGTTTGTATACAGGCAATAAACTCATGTTTAGTCGCATGGGAATGTCATGTTCAAGCCTGTCTCCAATTTTTGTTAGTGTGTTGATGCCAGCAAATTCAACATTAGCTTGGCAGGACTGATTACATTATCTCTTCTTCTGAACATGTTTCCATGTTTTTACACTGTAAAGACcatattctatttatttttatgaatctTGGGTTGGTTCCAACACAGAATAATTCACCTACTAATGCCAACGTTGGCAGCAAACATCCGATCACTGCATGAAAAGTCCTTAGGTTTTTCCTTAGCCCACCCTTTAGGACGTCCAGCTGCATCTCCAACATAAAAACTCTTTGCTTTGTCAACCTGAAATTAGTCAATAAATCAAAAGCCATCACAATCTCAATTTTTCACGGTAATATGTAGGTGTGTTGAGATGCATTGGTGTCAATGATGTGGGCACATACATGAGTGCATAGATGATTTAGCTGGTTAGAGAAAGGGAGTGAAAAAAATCGCTAACATTCATCTTCCTGCTTTTGGTAAGTAAAACGTCTTGCAGTATCCTTATAATTCCTAGACTGTGGTTAAAACGTGTCTCTTAATCTTCTTGTTTCAATACTATGAAAAGATTAAGTTTGGTAGAAATGTGACTTACTAAAAGAAGAGGTCAGTCAGGCAGAATTTTCCAGTTTTCATTAGGGAAGCATATTACCAGGAAAGAGAATAGTAATCTTGTAAATGAATCCCATGATTTCATATGTAATTATGGTGATGCATCACTTAATGATGAAGACATGTTTAGAGAAATATGTTCTTAGGCAATTTCATTATTGTGTGAAAATGAAGAATGTTTATTACCATTATCAAGTATCATGGACTGTGCATAACGGTTATTCTTTTTCGATGACTGGCAGCATCGTAGATTTGTTCATACTAGCATTATAATTTTAGTGAACCGCTGTCATACAAGTGGTCTGTCATTAATCATACAGTCATCATGCAGCCTGGAAGTCTTATGGGATCGCTATTGTTTATGTCATGGACTGAATATATGTTATGCGGCACATAACTGTACAGCTTTTCACAACTACATGCATGGGAAACTATACTTTCTTAGTACCATAATGTACTTTTAGAGAATAAATGTTATACACCAAAATAggaaaaattacttaaaaactGAATTTCGAGAAATAATTTCCACACAATTTTCCAGTGTCAACATTCTgctctctctcatttttaacctaaaaaattgcaaaaaaaaagagaggaaaaaaatcacaactcACCACAACACTTTGATTACAGCTCTCGTTCAAATACTCCCACATCAAAGGTGATGGCTTTCGATAGTGATTAGTTCCTGTGCATATAAAAACCTGCAAAGAAATTGCACGGATCAGCAACATGTTTCTTAAATTCTTGGCATAATTTTCGACACTGATTGATAGCATTTTTGTGTCTGATAATGTTACGCTGATCAGGCAGGCCAGAAACAATGGCTAAGAGAcccatgtttttaaatttcagtcaaAAGTATATAATTCGTTCTGTAGGAACATGCATAAGTGATAGACAAGCTTATCAAtaaattgtgataaaaaaaaaatcaaacttattCTTTATGCTTTTTGTATTTCTGATCCAAATGctattttctttagaaatttcACAGCTTTAACTAAGACTGAAAGGGTTTTGGTTGTAATAATCAACTTCTTTTGAACAACTCATATCAAAAGACAAAACACTTTAATgcattattgaaaaaaaacattttgactgcACTGTAAATGGTTGTGCTAATGACAACTGTAACCCACTAGTAAAAGTCATACAGACTGCATAATTTCTAATGCAGGTGTTGTGTTAAGTGAATTTTAAATACAGGGTAATACAATACTTTTACCTTTactaagaaacaaatatttcatgacaGGACATGATTGCTGATACCAACCAAAACTTTTGTCACTCACCTGTACTGGAACAGCAAGCTCCTTAATGATGGCTTCTACCTTGTTCCTGACTGTTTCAGGTTTGACCTTGTCCTTTTCAATACCTGCTTGGTTTGTGAAAAACACCAGACGGTATCCATCTTCATCCAGACTGCATAGCTTGCCTGGTACACTTTTGTCCCACCATTCCCAGTCATTTTCACCTGCCAAAATATATGCCCCAAAAGCATACATGTGCACTTCCTCTCTTTAGTATTTCTAAAGAGGTGAAATacttatttatgaaatatttagtagAGAACACAATATTCCCATATTTCATTTACATGCATCATCAAATTATATGTGATCCATAGTATCACAAAGGTCACTTATCTCAATTTTGCtaaagctaaaagaaaaaaaaacgaatgacAAGGATGGAGGGGCGTTGTGGGAGGGTTGTAAAACAGAATTCTTGCATTTataaagtacatgtatatgtgaCAGCTCGAATACCCTTTTCCTTATTACTTCTTATAATGAACTCTCCTAACTTCCTGATTAccagaaagatataaaaatcCAAGTGAAAAGTAACGGCCCAACAAGCCGTGTTCTGTATGCTCATAATTATTAGCAGAAATGTCTCATTTACCTGTAGCGAACTTACGCCCACTTTTTGTCTTGATGACTGTGAAGTCAATATCAAAGCTCGCCACCTTCTCTCGACCCTCCAGCTCGGAGGAAGTCAACACAAGTAAGGGACACATCCCTTTATGCATGGTCCCAGCTGAGGACCAGTTAAGACCCCAGCCTAAATCTGTCTCACCCCTTGCCTTTTTAACCCGCTTGGCTGTGTCTACCACAGCCTTTCGTTTGGGTCGACTCATGATAACCGAACGACTGCCTTCTTACTGTTGAACAGATATTTCACTTCCTATAGAGTTTCTTGGGGCACTTCGATGCATGACAGGCCTATATATACAGGCAGCTAGTGGGTGAAGGTCAGTCAAATCACGTAATACAAGTTCAAACGACAAGTATGAACAGGATTGGTACCCGTTAAAAGCTACCCAAACATGCAAGTAGCAACACGCTTCAAGGGAGGCAACGCCAAACGCGTGCTTCGCGGAGACAACGATTGGTTCTCGTTCTTGTATAGTAATCAAGCAAGCTTGAGGATCCCGTATCCAGAGGTGGGCGTAACTCCTTAAACAAGATCGACGGATTGCACAGCTTATAtcatttatgtaaacattttagtATGCTTCTCATACTTGCTGCCTGTATATAGCCACATACTTGGGAGAAATCGATCTCTGCATGAGTACAGTCTTTTTAAACGAGACACTTGTCATCGCTGCCTTCATACACATACGAGTGCTGGTTAACTCGCTAAAAGACCCACACTTCCTTTAGTGATTGGCATATGCATATTTCTCCTGCTTGTCAATACTAAGTATTGAAGATCATTTATAAATATCCACGATCATGCCAACTACCTGCGCTACACGCGATTAAATTCACGcggtaaataaaaaagtttaccTGATTAATAAATTCGCAATATTTTAGGCAGAACTTCATCTGTAAAACACAGTGATTCCTCTAGATTCTCTGTCGACAAACTAGTGTTTACTTAATCTGAACTTAATCTGTTAAAATTGTTAAGAATTGCGTTGATTTACTATCGACTTTTAAGCTGACCAcgatgaataaaattaaaatatcagcTACAAATATTTGCTTGGTTTTAGTCCCACTTCTCCTCTCAGTATCCTTAGTATCGTTGAAATGCTTTAACAAACTTTCATTCCATTTTATTTGACAGCAAACGCGCGCAGAAACACACAGTTAAGGCGCGATgcacacacaatttttaaaaaaaaaggtctcgTCTCGATTACTGTCATTGACATCTCTCTTCACTGGACAAGCATTGCAGACATACGGGTTGTAATAGCGAAACGTAAGCTTCAGTTTCAAGCGGATAAATTGATATGTTCGACAATCACCATAAAGGAAATCGTACAAAAGGCAACTCGCATCCATATaaacagagataaaaagatATGATATcgttcgtttatttatttaccaacTCATCACGTTGCTCCTCGCGCCATCTTCGGCCAATCTCTCTCCCAGAATTCTGTGGTCCATTGCGCATGCGGTATAAGGCCATTGCAAATGGCGGCACTTGTTATTGTTCCATGGCGTTTGTGATACATGGCCAATATCTAACACATATTTGACACCTTTACAGGTACAGTTGATGCTATCCCAGGCACCTATAGCATATAAATACTGTAGAACGTTTAACTGTTATTGCAGGCATGTGATTGTATCGTTTCTTGAGGTTGCAAAGACCGGTGTCACGAAGGGCTATGCTGTTACGATCGCCAATTTCGCGTGCGGAGTGATACCAAATTTTCACCGAATTTATGCTCTGATTCAGTGAGTTAgcatattcttttatttgcactATATTCCTTGCCTTGTTTTTATTGCAATCACATTATGATTGAACGTTACTGATGCGTTTAATATAAACAATTTGTGTCTTTCCATGAAGCCATGCTCTTCCGCTGTTTGACCCATTTGCTGCTTCCACTAGTAATATGGCCGTCATCCTTTCCCTTATTTTTACGTAGCAAACTAGATTAAATTCAATATCATATGCTGTGAgctttatttagaaatatagAGCTTACTATTGCTTTACAAAGGATACGAATGCCACTTTTTAAACCAGTTTGCTTGTCAGGAGTGATCAATTTAACTTTAAGATTGAATCCTTATACTCCGGCTGGGATCGTTTACGGTTGACGGGTGTGGGGATGACGCGGGGATAATTATTAGGgatagtttaaaattatttcttagatTTCTAACTATTTAAAAcaagtatttgttatttataccTTCGGCACATTTTCTCTGTTGACCTTCATTTAGTTTTGGCGGGGAAGGAAATTCCACCCTCTATTACAGTGTTAGGTTATGTCTTCCGATACCGTAGGTTTTACACAACAGTGATATAACTAGCTGATCACACTCATTGTGAAGTGCTAAATTATCAGATTTCTTGCAGTTTGCAGGTATTTATGACAAGGAAACATTTGGATATTCTGATAGTATCAATCAGCCTGTGTATTAGTTCACCCTTAAAGTagtaaaagttttttctttagaatttttttcttgagcaTGTAAGCGATATTCaggattttattattgtttataccAAATGCATTAAGTAGAAATATGACCAATACATTGAGATTTAGAAGAGTAAGTTATACCACATCTGCAGTTATCATTACCATTGTTTCCAGCCAAATATAAGCATACACattcataagaaaaataaataagtatacTAACTAGGACAAGCAGAAAATAGTTGGCTCCAATGTTCATTAAGGTACATTTGTATTAAGGTTTTAGCCAGTCATATAGAAAATCATCCGATTTTGTTGAATTAACAGTCATTCGGTAATgacaattgtttgtttgtgttaaacATGATAATAACAAGCATTGATAATTAAAACCAGTAAATGTATCACTTCATTAGATTGGTTTTAAACAGACTAGAACTATAAGTACTGCTGATTTAACAATGTAGAGAGCTTGCTCccgtattttcttttgtaactgAGATTTAGAAAAGTGCATGAAGCATACTTTTACAATATTGTTTGATTTCAATTTACCACTTTTTagattaataaaaatgatatttgcTTATAATATTGATGTTATGAATGTGTACTTTGACCATATGAGGATGAAATAAATCTAGGTCTTCCACCTGAAACTTCAGGAAATTCTTACAGCACTCTAGTTAAAACCACTGGCTTTATActctaaaatgtaaatgatgaCTTGAAGCTTTGTATTTATTGACTGTAAGGATACATTTAAAGTCAGTTTTGGCA
Coding sequences within:
- the LOC112573357 gene encoding uncharacterized protein F21D5.5-like, producing MSRPKRKAVVDTAKRVKKARGETDLGWGLNWSSAGTMHKGMCPLLVLTSSELEGREKVASFDIDFTVIKTKSGRKFATGENDWEWWDKSVPGKLCSLDEDGYRLVFFTNQAGIEKDKVKPETVRNKVEAIIKELAVPVQVFICTGTNHYRKPSPLMWEYLNESCNQSVVVDKAKSFYVGDAAGRPKGWAKEKPKDFSCSDRMFAANVGIKFYTPEEFFLGESAAKFEWGSIDPVKFLMSVPTTKSKEQHHKKNQELLVLVGVPASGKSTFSKQYFQPNGYVSVNRDTLGTVQKCLKVAREALDSGKSVVVDNTNPSRSARGAFLELAKEFGVPCRCFWLQTSLALAHHLNLVRQNQTDGGVRRVPDVGYNMFKKNFEEPAMDEGFTEIKKVDFVPRFASTRDENIFKQWTTAGH